The sequence below is a genomic window from Entelurus aequoreus isolate RoL-2023_Sb linkage group LG15, RoL_Eaeq_v1.1, whole genome shotgun sequence.
tccaatgagccagcttgtacctaagttcggtcagagcgaaaaaagatatgtcttgcactgcattctattcCTTCACTctaactttcctcatccacgaatctttcatcctcgctcaaattaatggggtaatcgtcgctttctcggtccgaatctctctcgctgctggtgtaaacaataggaaaatatgagcagtccttcctccggtgtcgtcacgctacttccagaaggggcaaggcttttttttatcagagaccaaaagttgcgaactttatcgtcgttgttctatactaaatcctttcagcaaaaatatggcaatatcactaaatgatcaagtatgacacatagaatggatctgctatccctgtttaaatgaaaaaatttcatttcagtaggcctttaagttgaagtggagtgaaaATGTGTTTATTGGCGACACCTTGTGTTCACAATAATTAGTTAAGCGCAtggcgcagtaagttgaatgatgcatacatgtttgttactggataccttcTATACGCTTCAACCTTGGAGATTTTTGTATCTGTAATTTGCTACTATAATTATTGTATacctgtttatattgacaaatgttttaTAGACTGAGATATTGCTCAATTAAGAACACTTTTTGTGTATGTCTATCTTGTGTGCTACTCTGtggttagctgttgtgtagctgctggctcctAGTAGTATATAGCCTTCCATgattaccttttgtaaattacttcacAAAATTCAAGAAAAGACAAACCTTGTTTGGTTTTTGgatgacatttagatgttaactggctgcccAGCTTTGAAAAATTCAACATTCTGCAAGTGTTTATATCAGACATGTTACATGCAAACCGGTATCCAATACTTgtatttttgctgatattggtCTGAAATCCATATTAGATTGGGATACCCTCTCCGCTCATAGCTTGTCTctgccaacaagagtcttcaataaaggttAAAGTAaaatcaaatgtttatttactaatTTCATTcaacatttatatgtatttcaaattgttttgtccTTCTAAAAGTACCATTTATATCAAATGTATTTTGTGTACTTAATTTTGAGTGCAACAGAATTCGatttgcataattttttttaaatttacagtaagacTTCTTTTTTCATATAATTCGGTCTTCATCTGACCTTTTAGAACAGGCCCTAGATTTATACGATTCTGAGAATCCTCACACAGCGCTCCTAACTTAACCTAAAAATTCCAAGCAAGGAATCTAAGCTCATGAGTGATTCCACAACATTCTCAGAGAACTCTGCGCAATGAGTGGACATAAACTTCTGTCTTAATGAAAAGGTGTGGTGGGCTCTGTTGCTAAGTTTTAGTCATCATTTCAAAAGCTGTGATTGGTTGACCCTAAaagcttgattaaaaaaaagtatactattgGTGATAATGGGCAAAGGTTGGACCCACAAATCAATAAACTTAATCATAGAATCTTATCTTATGAAGACTGTGTAATTGAAAATAATATTtcacataaaacaaaaaaaatctgttgAAAGAATAGTAAGCTATACTTTAAAATTATCCTACaaaaggttgattggcaacactaaattggccttagtgtgtgaatgtgagtgtgaatgttgtctatctgtgtaagccctgtgatgaggtggtgacttatacagagtgtaccccgccttccgcccgaatgcagctgagataggctccagcaccccccgtgaccccgacaagcagtagaaaatggatggatgaatacaaaACGTATGAAAACTTATGCCCACTTGCACAGTCTTCACATAGTGATAGTTATATGTATTATTAGTTTATAATAGTTTATAAATTGCCATGCCGGTTATTTTTGCACTTTGCACTTTCAACATTTCAACTCAATTTGGTATTTATGAGGGTAAAATGGCTCAGCTTTCATCAATGTCTGTGATTGCTGACCGGCCCATAGGACTTTCATTTCGGGTGGTATTACATTGTGGCGTTGGGTTAAAAAAGTGCATCTCCAATAAGATCAACCGCAAACAAAATTCCTGCACGATCCAATCTGTAGCGTTTCAATAATTCACTGTTATCCAGTGTTTGGAGAATACCTCTCCTGCCTCTTCCATCCGCAATTTTGACCTCTGCTTAAGGAACCCCTCAGCCGCCTAAAAGTGCTCTTCCCTGCTCCTTACAGATCTCACCTTGGGAGCGCCCTTAAGAGCTGGGATTTTTTAGGAATAGAAGAAAACAACATTCTAAGAATTTTACCACTAGGAGCTACTCTTTGCACTAGGAATCTTTAGGAATACAACCCCAGATTACTACcaaaaaccaaggtaccactgtacattCTTGTTACCTTATTTTTGGTGCTCTGCCacaatttttttacaaaatataatcTATATCTAATGATATACTGCATCTTAgtcatgttggtttttttttttttaatatatgacaaaaaaaaataatgaaatgtcTCCTGGGCTACATTGGTTATACTCCTGATTTAATGGGATACAGACACCAAAATTCTGTCTTTTACAGTTTATGTAATAATGTTATTGGTTTATACTTGTTAGTGTAAAACCATACATTTCAACCATCTTGTTTTTCTTTTCCCATTATGCCCTTCATTTCTCATTGTCCTCCTGTTTTCCCGTATAGTTaaagttttaatttaaaaaatatgtatatatatatggcatcTGGTTGCTGTTGAAAAGACCAGAATTCCCCTCATTTCTGGAAAATTTATCTGTTTTCACATACATACGAACGGTTACAGAAATTAAAGTGTTAATTGCAATGTTGATGTTAAAAAACGACCATCTGAGTCTTATTGTGTTGCCTATGCCATGCTATTAAACTGCCCCGAATTCAATTCAAAACttcggagacaaacattttttcatcaaattcctaaaaacagtggAGTGCTCCTACTGTATAGAAGAACTTGCTAGCAAACATGGAACATTGGTGTCCAAACTCGGGATTTCAATAACTGAGGTGTTCTTCAAGGCACCCTTTTAAGTCCTCTTTTTTTTGgggtgataaacatttttttcttaatgtgATTAATTTAAGTAAAGTGTTGATGTGGCTTGTTTACTTCAGCTGCAGTcagagtcatttgttcaacttcttttgtTATACTAGTAGTTTTCCTCAAGGTTCTGTTTTAGGTCCTCTCTCCTTCGTCATATGAGCTATATGGCCCacaaattcagttaaaaaaaattgtgaggcTCACATTTTTCCAGCGGATTCTTAAAtttctttgactagcttttttgcagaaggtccgaGAAACTGCAGCACACTcatgtaactttgacaaaataaatagactaaaaaccaatgtctactgtagaggatgctggttccACAGAACATATTTAATAAGACTACATTGTGAAGGGAAAAGTCTGGCCCCCCGTTCCTTAGCTTTCTAGAAATGTGGCTTACAAAACCATTTGGTTTAATATCTCTGGCCCATACTGTGTTGGTGCTAACAGATTGCGCAGTTGTACTGTTACCAACTCACCTCTACCCTGGCTTCTTCCTCAAAGGCCAGTTCACAGAGGCACAGCAAGACACTGATCAGGACCTCCATGTCTGTCGATTTTAAAGGCTCCACCAGCGCTGGCACCACTCCCTCCCATATCACTGTACAGCGCAATTCTTCCTGTGCTGCCATCCTGCCGAGTATGGCTATCGAATTGGCCACTATCTTAGGACAATCGTCGCAGAGCCTCTGCACAAGCATTTTATGTCCTCCTGCCTTAAATACTGCCCTAATGATTCCACATAGATAAAACACACTTATTAGGTCACAGATGTTTGTATTTCGTGTGTGAAAGAATAATgagagggaaaaaaataaaatatctttAATCACTGAAACGTATTAAAGCCAAtaattgctgtgaaatataaTCACTACTATTTGTTCATACAAAACGACTGCTATTTGTTGCATTgtaataatgtgtatattaaGTGGTTATCTTATCTTTCTTACATAGTGTTGAGGTAGTTTCCTGATGTGAGGTTGGCCAAGGCCTGGATAGCCTGCTCTCTCATCGCTGAATTCTTACTCTTCAGTAACCGCACCACAGCGGGTATACCACCTGATTTAAAGAAATGTCACAATATCAAATGTGCACGTGTTTGTGTTGGAAATGTATCGTTCGTGCAAAAATACCTAAATCTCTGAAGAGGCCTTTGCTGGGCAGAAAGCAGCTCAAGGTGGCCATAGCTTGACAAGCGTATGTTTTTATGCAGTCGGTGGCTCCAGAAGACAAGAGATCTACCAGAACCTTGTCAATCTTTTGTTCATGCAGAAATTGGTGGAGGTCACCTGGACACATGCAGACATAAAATTtagagcagggatattcaactaatatACATTGCATCACATGACAAACAAATTGTACTGCATTTGCCGAAAAAGGAGTACTTAAGgaagtgccttgaggaacgcctcagttatgtaaatttcaattttggaccccagtgtttgcttgcaaggttaaaatgtcaatgcttgAATCTGCCAATGTTTTTCTCGTCTATACAACAGGAACACTTTAGTGTTTTTAGaaatttactgcaaaaatgtttgtctacaAAGTTTTCAACTTAACTCGTTAATACAGGGCCAGATTTGGATGGCTcaaaacttaaacaaaacatggagCTCAAGAATAAATTTAAGGGGTTAGCTATgtctttaaaacaagtttttatctccaggaaaagctctgactcgcttGGGGAGAAGTTGACCGCCCCAAAAAAACGAAGACGACGACCTGTCTTTTCCTGACGCAAAATATGATAATTCACTTTATATTATTTCCTCTGGGAAATTGTTTGTGTTGGACTTTGGAAGTTTGCCTGGACTGGAAAGAATAGAGATTTAAGGGATGGGAATCTTACAACAAGTCACGATTatattccgattcaaaacaattcctgCAATATATTACTGTAATATGTACAAAAGTGATATAAAAACCTTTAAATGTTATGAAATCTCCTCTTGGATGCTGATGTATGACATATATGCACACAGAGTAAGTGCGGAGATGGCCTTAAACGTCTTTTTGAAAACTCATTTCTAAAAAGTATTACAATGCAAATCGATTATTTTGAGCACTCCAAATAAATACAtgccaaaaaaaaattttgttttaaatgtgtttgtgaaaatatatgtataaaatatattgtttttaaatccctctaccccccaaaaaaataaaaaaataaaattcaactATTTTATCTAATATACAATTTAGAATCCTAATAAATAAGCATCCCTAACAGATACgagctaaaaataaataaataaaagaaacggaaaaaaatcacttttttaaatatgtattcttaaaaaatatatatttataaattatatgATTTAGAATGGTaataaataagaatcacaattcagatgtgaaaaaaataatgtcatcaaacccctaacacacacacacgcctgtaaaaaaaaaacaaccaaaaacctGTCATTTTAAAATacgttttttaaaaatccatttttAGGTCCAagataagaattttttttttcatagtttttttccATGATTAAACAATTTAGAATTGTAATAAACAAGAATTGCGATTTcgttgtgaatcgattttttgagcacccctaaCACATACAGCCCCCCAAAAAACGCCTTTagaaaagtatttttaaaaattcaatttaagaataattttttgggtcaatgataagaaaaatgttttccgttttttttcttttattgatTTAAAATGGTTATAAATAGGATTCAAAATTTGGACATGAGTCTTTTTTTTCACACATAAAAGCTACAACTTTTGCCACATACTCTGTGCTTACAGTTCTGAGTAGCCCTGGTGAAGCAGTTCACAGCCGTGGcctggatttcattattgatgCCTTTGCTTTCGGACAACTTAGGGGTCTGGGCAAGCTCCATTAGCGTGGCTAGCCCTCCTGAATTCTGGATCACCCGGAAACTCTCCATGTCACCGATACAGTTGGCTATAACATGCAAGGTCTCGGCATGGAGGTCAATTAAATCCTGTAAAGTGACATAATAGGGAATTTTTATAGACAAATGTATTTGTCTGTGGTCTTAGGTCAAAGGTCACTAATTGGACCTAAGAGATGGCCTGCATCATTACGCCTGCTCTCGTTCATTCCAAAAGCGATGTTCTTCCACACCAAATCACTTTTCTGGACCATACAAACATATTCTACTAAAAAAGCGACACACTTACCAACCTTATCATTGATGATATTGATGAATATATCAAGCGCTTGCTCTTCCCTAAAGGTGATTTGGGTATCTTTGTGATTGGCAGCCATCTTCTGCATTGTTTTCAAAGCCAGCTGCTGAATGACGCTGAATGCTGATTTGAGCAGGAGTAGTAAATGACTGATCCCGCACAATTCGATGAAGACAGGGCAGATTTGCTCATCCTCCATAGACACAAACAAGAACATTAAAATTGTTGCCTTTGAGAGGTAATATCGGTTTGATTTGGACTCACGTCAACCAAGTTGAAGATGGTCTCCAGAGAGTTCTTCTGAATATCTGGGTCTGAATTGGAAAGGAGCTTGATCAATACTGGCAGGCCTTGGTTGTCCACGATTTGGAGTTTACAGGAGGATTCCACAGACAGTGAGGCCAGGCATAGGGTCCCAAACTCTTGGATGGCAGTGTCTTTATAAATAATAAGCAGATAGTGAGACAAAAAATGCATCAGGATGTTGATTCACCCAACTAACCGTCCAGTGACAGCCTGGCGATGATCGATGGAATGACGTTGATGTTTTGCAGGACATTTCTCACTGTACCTTTTGAGGAGAAACTATTAGCAAAAAAATATTGATGACTGTGGTATTATTTGTCTTACTGTTGGTAGCCATGACGCCCAGTCCAATGATTGCATTGCGTCTGATCATCTTGTTGCTGTGATTGACGAGCTGACAAAGAGGCTCCAATGCTCCAAGATCCATCAGGTGAATTTTATTACCATCTCCTAACAGCAAGTGGAGACAAAACACAATCTATCCAGCAAGCTCGGTGGATGAGTCGACAGCGATGTAGTGTTGTTTTAAGTACCTTCCTCTGCAAATTTGTAGATTGCTCCACACGCTACGATCAAAATGTCTTCTTCGGGGGATCTCAGAAGAAGAACAGCAGTTGTCTGCGATTTGAATTCGATGCGAAGCGATTCAACCTGTGGCAGCAAAGCGGCAAGTTATCACAAATGACATAGTTGCAAAGTGACAACGAAGACGTGAAATTATCACCATGTCCTTGCACGAGGACTCAGAATCATCGGTCTTGCTTCTGTTATCTCTCCTCCCCATTCTGCCACCTGTAAACACGCCCCATTAATTTTCATAATTGTATAAAGTTCCGTAAACTGGAGTTTACTTTCCTAGTTTTCTCCCTCCTAGCTTCAGCTGCCCACGTCGAGGACATAAACACGCGCCATGACAACACTGTTGACGTTACTGAGGTTACTAGGCAACGACGCTATACGCTCAGTGTAGGGGTTTTTGCTTGATGACACTAGTGTAAGCAAAAGTGGACGTTAACGAATAATGGTTACTATAAGTGAGTagtcgttttttaaattaataatggCTCCGTTTCGCCGTTTCTTTATTTATTCCAAAACTTCCAAGTACAACCACATAAATAGCCTTACATCCGGTGACGTCATTAGCATTAACTAAGCACGCACGACCAAATACAACATCTAATACAATACCGATAACATGCAGTGATGAAAGAAAAGGaagatgtgttaaaaaaaaatgcattattaatagtgggaaattaaaaattaaatacaattgaaaTAGTACAATTATATAGTTTTCCTTTCTGTTTGTAAGAAAAATAACATGTGTTAAAAATACATTACATATTCTTATAATGGTTAATAAAAACTAAACATAATTTTAAATAAAGAGATTAAAGCTACAATGATACACACAGACGTACATATTTAGTACTACTAATGCGTGAATAAATgataaaacattttatattgGTCTAATTACAAGTGCATACTGTATATCGGACCAGCAGTATGAATACAATACTTGGACATTTTTTAAGATacagtaaacaaaaataaaatttgtgaacaatattttgtacaccaaaataaatacattttacaatacaaacagaatacaacaaTTATATAACTTTCCCTTTTGTTACATAGAATTGAGAAAAATAAATAGttcaaaataagtaaaaaaaaataaaaattaaaacagcTATTATTGGCTCTCGTTTGAAATAATGTCTCCAaaagtgttgttgtgttgttataTTTGTGTGTGACGTTATATTTGtcgatatttgtattttttttacacacacatcaatGGCAAGCCAATAAtgatgctaagataaatgttatgttgtgatgttgtattttattttatttatcatattgtatatgtattgtgtgctttttttctttttctccctcttccttttctttttcttttaaattgtcatattactgccttttttacatcatggccaggggactacagatgaaaactagccttatggctaattctggcttttttttaaccatgtgtagtcatgtgttttatgaaattgcattgtcccctttgaaataaactaatcgaATCTAATTGTAGTTAAACAGTTTGACCACTAGAGGGAGGCCTGTCCGCTGTGTGACAACACCGGGCATGGAGAATGTGCTAAATGTTGAAAATAACCAATAATTTCACCTCCTTAGGTCCAAGATGTGAATAAATTGCTGTGgattatattccatccatccatctattttctactgctaaATTGTCCGATATTGTAGATTGTAATAATAGATTGTTTGGACACTACATTCTGCATTTTTAGTTGGCATAATACTATACTTCTGTGTAGAAAAATAATAACTGCAACAAAAAGATGAATAACGTCCGCTATTttcttctgcaaaaaaaaaaaagatatatctgAGTTGTAAAACGTGCACCGGGAGAACGCAGCACGATCCAggctgcagcagcagcagcagcagcgaatgAGGACCCTGCAAAGCCCAAAGCTTGCCTGTCAACTCCCCTCTGTCGAGCTGTCACTTTGACAGCACAAGCGGCACATGAAGAGGCAGCACAGAGAGCGCCGTGCACGGATTGAACTCACCCGTCGATTTGACGTTAAAG
It includes:
- the armc3 gene encoding armadillo repeat-containing protein 3, which translates into the protein MKEDAFNVKSTGGRMGRRDNRSKTDDSESSCKDMVESLRIEFKSQTTAVLLLRSPEEDILIVACGAIYKFAEEGDGNKIHLMDLGALEPLCQLVNHSNKMIRRNAIIGLGVMATNSTVRNVLQNINVIPSIIARLSLDDTAIQEFGTLCLASLSVESSCKLQIVDNQGLPVLIKLLSNSDPDIQKNSLETIFNLVDDEQICPVFIELCGISHLLLLLKSAFSVIQQLALKTMQKMAANHKDTQITFREEQALDIFINIINDKDLIDLHAETLHVIANCIGDMESFRVIQNSGGLATLMELAQTPKLSESKGINNEIQATAVNCFTRATQNCDLHQFLHEQKIDKVLVDLLSSGATDCIKTYACQAMATLSCFLPSKGLFRDLGGIPAVVRLLKSKNSAMREQAIQALANLTSGNYLNTMAVFKAGGHKMLVQRLCDDCPKIVANSIAILGRMAAQEELRCTVIWEGVVPALVEPLKSTDMEVLISVLLCLCELAFEEEARVELQSAGGFEPLVSLLRSSHTEVLRCACMAISVCAKDEPTALEMCRFGALEILQEINLSINRRSKFTEFALISLLKYNVSLKYGLLGYLATGDIIPDGFCDTGKVGFGQTVLSLEELIMEPINEQRPVFLVTAIELSNEAPQKDEAQLQCSQESNCKVMDDVSLRFLVKEVKESDLLLNDEEEQYAALARYVSDAMGGQIEQQELETFAWVQHLDELKHRLTSNVIPIGMIRKGFYCHRALLFKYLVDCIGLRCTLVRGDYNRAWNEVLIYKEDPCSNENCSQPCCYIVDLMHQPGNLLEVNSPAASDYKSL